A stretch of Triticum aestivum cultivar Chinese Spring chromosome 1D, IWGSC CS RefSeq v2.1, whole genome shotgun sequence DNA encodes these proteins:
- the LOC123180770 gene encoding ATP-dependent DNA helicase DDX11: MPPPPPPRQDFPAFPFATYPIQTEFMSFLYSALSSGPRALALLESPTGTGKTLSIICSALQWLLDHRDAASLGHPERANGSAPAAVGGEDDEPDWMRDFTLQPLPPKKDIRKKSETHPSRRHGTKKVGVSEKSEGIRENDDEEEFLLDEYESDDGEGTGRQAGKRAHCGGASSSSSSSSESEDDEDEEEATPKVYFTSRTHSQVSQFVGELKRTNFSGKLRTVCLGSRKSLCINTDVQKLGSTTRINERCLELLKNKKSSKIKACVNYVKLICNAQLLC; this comes from the exons atgccgccgccgccgccgccgcggcaggaCTTCCCGGCGTTCCCTTTCGCGACGTACCCGATCCAGACGGAGTTCATGTCCTTCCTTTACAGCGCCCTCTCCTCCGGGCCCCGCGCCCTCGCCCTCCTCGAAAGCCCCACCG GCACCGGAAAGACCCTCAGCATCATCTGCAGTGCGCTCCAATGGCTCCTCGACCACCGCGACGCCGCCTCGCTGGGCCACCCCGAACGGGCCAATGGCTCCGCCCCCGCTGCTGTCGGCGGCGAAGACGACGAGCCCGACTGGATGCGGGATTTCACACTGCAGCCGCTGCCGCCTAAGAAGGACATCAGGAAGAAGTCGGAGACTCACCCGTCCAGGAGGCATGGAACGAAGAAAGTGGGGGTTTCGGAGAAATCTGAGGGAATTCGGgagaatgacgacgaggaggaATTCTTGCTTGACGAGTACGAGAGCGATGACGGGGAGGGCACAGGACGGCAGGCCGGGAAGCGGGCACATTGTGGTGgtgctagtagtagtagtagtagtagtagtgagagcgaggatgatgaggacgaagaggaggcCACTCCCAAGGTGTATTTCACCAGCCGTACGCATTCGCAGGTCTCGCAGTTTGTCGGCGAGCTCAAAAGGACGAATTTCTCAGGGAAGCTCAGGACAGTGTGCTTGGGGTCCAGAAAGAGCCTGTGTATTAACACGG ATGTTCAGAAGCTCGGGAGCACAACCCGGATCAACGAGAGGTGCTTGGAACTGCTCAAGAACAAGAAGAGCAGCAAAATTAAGGCATGTGTCAATTACGTCAAATTAATTTGCAATGCTCAGCTGCTCTGTTAG